Proteins encoded within one genomic window of Phaeodactylum tricornutum CCAP 1055/1 chromosome 27, whole genome shotgun sequence:
- a CDS encoding predicted protein, translating to MRMRTVQSLPVALCSRSAIPFFSALMSALHGTMATTQPSLEDRLLPLAAGWQRLFLLRHGETDWNAQGKIQGGGFDIALNSNGQAQAVATAQLLRKFSFAVVASSPLQRASATADLLYQALSQSTRPAELTNPSPQMCRVVDPGLGEMCFGELEGLVIRGPHPCSASVTKTTTS from the exons ATGAGAATGCGCACAGTCCAGTCCCTACCCGTGGCATTGTGTTCTAGGTCCGCCATTCCTTTCTTCTCCGCACTAATGTCAGCCTTGCACGGaaccatggcgacgacgcaACCCTCGTTAGAGGATCGGCTTTTGCCTTTGGCTGCCGGTTGGCAGCGACTCTTTCTCTTGCGACACGGGGAAACCGACTGGAACGCCCAGGGCAAAATTCAGGGCGGGGGCTTCGACATTGCTCTCAACAGCAACGGTCAGGCCCAGGCTGTCGCAACGGCCCAGCTGTTGCGGAAGTTCTCGTTCGCCGTCGTGGCTTCGTCACCGTTGCAACGGGCCTCGGCGACGGCGGACCTTCTGTACCAAGCACTCTCCCAGTCCACTCGGCCAGCCGAGCTAACGAATCCATCACCGCAAATGTGCAGAGTCGTCGACCCTGGGTTGGGAGAAATGTGTTTTGGTGAATTGGAGGGTCTCGTGATCCGGGGACCACA TCCTTGCTCCGCCTCAGTGACGAAGACTACGACGAGCTAA
- a CDS encoding predicted protein: protein MSIFLATARLRMSGTVAAFSRAVSIPRCAPFLARRPTFGPGTGVRLTTRRPFFKVFMSAVEDDETAWNEKTVDSTWNVTGLKKEVQRLILRCHKKIGKSSQRVSQAQMQLDQLMADKNASLSDLEKCPDVDALTVELDELRARLHKLNVLEQALAAEKKGTHRTLSAEVVELVRELGVNDEPPVPQPRPLKKQKGPRVTESSRKPYRRYFSAQQVEIRVGKQAEDNDELTMSPEHRDGADWWMHASGCPGSHIVIRCHDQNLDEQVVQDAAALAARQSKCNGSVIKVSLTRCRDIVKPPGAKAGLVQLVGNVRTVSVNMKEAQARLQRLDATCIVN, encoded by the coding sequence ATGTCGATTTTTCTCGCGACTGCTCGATTGCGAATGTCGGGGACCGTCGCCGCCTTTTCACGAGCCGTGTCCATCCCTCGATGTGCGCCTTTCCTCGCTCGGCGACCAACCTTTGGTCCCGGTACAGGAGTGCGTCTCACTACACGCCGACCTTTTTTCAAAGTGTTCATGTCAGCCGTTGAGGATGACGAAACGGCCTGGAACGAAAAGACGGTGGACAGTACCTGGAACGTCACGGgcttgaaaaaggaagtCCAACGTTTGATACTGCGCTGTCACAAAAAAATCGGCAAAAGCAGTCAACGCGTATCGCAAGCTCAGATGCAATTAGACCAACTGATGGCGGACAAAAACGCGAGCTTgtcggatttggaaaagtgTCCCGATGTGGATGCCCTGACTGTCGAATTGGACGAATTAAGGGCGCGTCTGCACAAATTAAACGTGCTCGAACAAGCGCTGGCGGCGGAGAAGAAGGGCACACATCGGACTCTTTCGGCTGAAGTAGTGGAGCTGGTGCGAGAACTAGGCGTCAATGACGAGCCGCCGGTACCACAACCACGGCCTCTTAAAAAGCAAAAAGGTCCGCGAGTCACCGAGTCGTCGCGCAAACCCTATCGACGCTACTTTTCCGCTCAACAGGTTGAAATTCGAGTTGGCAAGCAAGCCGAAGATAATGACGAGCTAACAATGTCGCCGGAACATCGTGACGGTGCCGATTGGTGGATGCACGCGTCGGGGTGTCCCGGAAGCCACATTGTGATTCGATGCCACGACCAGAATCTTGACGAACAGGTCGTCCAGGACGCGGCAGCCTTGGCCGCTCGCCAATCCAAATGCAACGGATCCGTCATTAAGGTATCTCTGACGCGGTGTCGCGATATTGTCAAGCCGCCGGGGGCCAAGGCGGGTCTTGTGCAGTTGGTGGGAAACGTCCGTACCGTTTCGGTCAACATGAAGGAGGCACAAGCGCGGCTGCAACGGTTAGACGCTACCTGTATCGTAAACTAG
- a CDS encoding predicted protein, whose amino-acid sequence MSNRPPFRLADRPSRHISGVFDSPPPNEAIWKKFSPATQSPEQATTILAFPCLRLVNVRIVTFRPLVGTLVCARYTMRWSSAYATAIAMGVWTSHLYSIAAFVPSSVRSASSTSALRVGNLGWDNENFLESLGNGDEAVNEANERYYAQSRFGHPDEWDKDQEESPTPKAPNAKNGTMGAELTEEMKAKVKASHTPEEEASQGGKMFRELLKKAQDGTSLKPPPQPPVVPQSPVASTPSDTSQLSVEQQAALFRQMMQQQQQSPPPPPVAPAYTSPPNYSTMPAARQPIGNDVAADGRRIGRNRDADAIVNSADVYFAQLKRDSTIRNDARLTGDADKANQVFVDPSIREIQMHTNPYMEEARAKEKAMLETSVDEILDPRMFAAPPPKPKSYSGVSYKEKLERKRAQINTSSGTNSDVSAETKASTSTQSPVQPAKKEDTPPKDPEIIPTPSQPVATESAKDTWAEKLVTPSSTSMSASRTTADTVSRPAAGSDAMRADLRTVMGLLCKHRGGPGFGVGRIIGAERARFESLVQAVTGTLREEALLYPDSELDGEGIDLQIAKQNAPTLAVSSLPTPASDSVAASSSSVNVDGMIACIEGAILMYKNSPPELLESVLVTLRAALLSAVNTCNIVVGDSAPTPTVPSSDSSVQSNPARIQSMVACMEGAIVMYKNSPADIQSSVLITLRAALLAAVNTCNTILAEKEIENVQAYQAAATSAGVTAEPKSKTKPEFYNVVSSNEAGDTEATPAESASAPLKMSYSGNDPNSIMMKAVFEKLSAAVGSGKMGLREDLKPEEASSLADDIADMRVLLVDELDNGIPESNGGNTEMPNTSEDSSSKYQQMLAKARADKTAKKKDE is encoded by the exons ATGTCCAATCGACCGCCTTTCCGCTTGGCGGACAGACCGTCGCGTCATATCTCGGGTGTCTTCGACAGCCCTCCACCGAACGAAGCCATCTGGAAGAAATTCTCAC CTGCAACCCAATCACCGGAACAAGCAACGACAATTCTCGCTTTCCCTTGCTTGCGATTGGTCAA CGTGCGTATTGTTACGTTTCGACCTCTGGTGGGCACGCTTGTCTGCGCTCGCTACACGATGCGTTGGTCTTCCGCGTACGCTACCGCCATTGCGATGGGAGTATGGACCTCCCATCTATATTCGATCGCTGCCTTTGTGCCGTCATCTGTGCGTTCCGCTTCATCAACCTCGGCTCTTcgcgttggaaaccttggTTGGGACAACGAGAACTTCCTCGAGTCGCTCGGTAACGGGGACGAAGCGGTGAACGAGGCGAATGAGCGCTACTACGCACAGTCGCGTTTCGGACATCCCGACGAATGGGACAAGGACCAGGAAGAATCCCCTACCCCGAAAGCTCCGAATGCGAAGAACGGGACAATGGGTGCGGAGCTTACGGAGGAAATGAAAGCCAAAGTCAAGGCATCGCATACTCCGGAAGAAGAGGCGTCGCAGGGCGGGAAAATGTTCCGCGAACTCTTGAAAAAGGCGCAAGACGGTACGTCGTTGAAACCTCCGCCCCAACCTCCCGTGGTGCCGCAGTCTCCGGTGGCGAGTACACCATCGGATACGTCGCAGCTTTCGGTCGAACAACAAGCCGCACTCTTTCGGCAAATgatgcagcaacagcaacaatcaCCGCCCCCGCCTCCGGTGGCTCCAGCCTACACCTCACCACCGAATTACAGTACCATGCCGGCCGCGCGGCAACCGATTGGGAATGATGTCGCTGCGGATGGACGGCGAATTGGTCGTAACCGCGACGCGGACGCCATTGTGAACTCGGCGGACGTTTATTTTGCCCAACTCAAGCGCGATTCCACTATTCGTAACGACGCCCGTCTCACCGGCGATGCGGACAAGGCCAACCAAGTATTCGTCGACCCTTCTATTCGGGAGATTCAAATGCACACCAATCCTTACATGGAAGAAGCACgcgccaaggaaaaggccatGCTCGAAACCTCTGTGGACGAAATACTTGATCCGCGTATGTTCGCGGCCCCTCCGCCCAAGCCGAAATCGTATTCCGGAGTCTCGTACAAggaaaagttggaaaggAAACGGGCGCAAATAAATACCTCCAGCGGTACGAACTCGGACGTTTCTGCGGAAACCAAAGCCTCCACGTCGACACAGTCACCGGTGCAACCAGCCAAGAAAGAAGACACCCCGCCGAAAGACCCCGAAATTATACCGACGCCTAGTCAGCCTGTCGCTACCGAATCAGCCAAAGACACGTGGGCCGAGAAGCTCGTGACACCTTCCAGTACGAGCATGTCTGCTTCCCGAACGACCGCGGACACCGTATCTCGTCCGGCTGCTGGCTCGGACGCCATGCGTGCCGATCTGCGTACCGTCATGGGATTGTTGTGCAAGCATCGGGGCGGTCCAGGGTTCGGTGTTGGGCGCATAATCGGCGCCGAAAGGGCACGATTCGAATCATTGGTCCAAGCCGTGACTGGTACCCTGCGAGAAGAAGCTTTGCTGTATCCTGATTCCGAATTGGACGGAGAGGGTATTGACTTGCAAATTGCCAAGCAAAATGCTCCGACCTTAGCAGTGTCATCGCTGCCGACGCCAGCTTCTGATTCGGTGgctgcttcttcgtcttccgtgaATGTGGATGGCATGATTGCCTGTATTGAAGGAGCTATACTTATGTACAAGAACAGTCCTCCGGAACTCCTCGAGTCCGTATTGGTGACATTGCGGGCGGCGTTACTGTCAGCAGTCAATACCTGCAACATCGTTGTGGGCGACTCTGCTCCAACGCCTACCGTGCCTTCCAGCGACTCCTCCGTTCAATCAAACCCGGCTCGAATTCAGTCCATGGTGGCATGTATGGAAGGCGCCATTGTTATGTACAAGAATAGTCCGGCCGACATTCAATCAAGTGTTTTGATCACCTTACGTGCAGCATTGCTGGCTGCTGTAAATACGTGCAACACTATCTTGGCAGAAAAAGAGATTGAAAATGTACAGGCCTACCAGGCGGCCGCCACAAGCGCTGGCGTCACGGCCGAACCCAAATCCAAAACCAAGCCCGAGTTTTACAACGTTGTGTCTTCGAACGAAGCAGGAGATACAGAAGCTACGCCAGCGGAATCTGCGTCGGCGCCGCTAAAGATGTCGTATTCGGGGAACGATCCAAATTCAATAATGATGAAGGCTGTGTTTGAGAAATTAAGTGCGGCAGTGGGGAGCGGAAAGATGGGATTGCGCGAAGACCTGAAACCTGAGGAAGCCTCGTCTCTCGCCGACGATATTGCCGACATGCGAGTTTTATTAGTAGACGAGCTTGACAATGGAATTCCCGAGAGCAACGGGGGAAATACAGAAATGCCAAATACCTCCGAAGACTCGTCATCTAAGTACCAGCAAATGCTAGCCAAAGCACGAGCAGACAAAacagcgaaaaagaaggacgaaTAG
- a CDS encoding predicted protein — protein MAVLVPNHSQYTPVCCCLFHGIRESMKSRSLLLPYSIALGLLSIGRSWWDALGILGGLSAVRAAPRPFSSSRSFVKLPEASSTLLQMHSLYVKQPPHDRTLYNTLQVCPNATAHEITRAYRRLSRTLHPDKQTGSTVHTSNVDRLENIRHAYEVLKDDATRLPYHRYGLLDASHAVLLLTGHGGVGNGRHSHDPALDDLLRLVGYARETPAFPANSIGGTTDAEIRRQHHQARVYYLASHILERIRPFVENAVDATTLTTVWTEECDAVKSLPLGSQILRCVGRAYCYTARKTLRKGPRTTNVSGGASLRSLPSPALPDAVRDGYRSAKHLFTAAVASGRVVVTEHLSKSAKSSTTTTQAGGRASQNFLTCHFDDDLDVGTLPGETTDTAPTDEEIKQNEKDKARAALLESLQVEALWKISKLDLDRTIREACELILQGDYFFFPSHQSVSPSDWQRQDHGWVGSTGRVIGTDEGRFRAAQALELLGKIMVQRSKEGTSWKA, from the coding sequence ATGGCAGTCCTCGTCcccaatcacagtcagtataCCCCCGTCTGCTGCTGCCTCTTTCATGGCATACGAGAAAGTATGAAGTCGCGATCACTGCTACTACCTTACAGTATTGCCTTGGGTCTGCTATCGATTGGAAGGTCCTGGTGGGACGCGCTGGGCATCCTTGGGGGATTATCGGCCGTACGGGCGGCGCCCCGGCCCTTCTCGTCGTCCCGGAGTTTCGTCAAACTCCCGGAAGCCTCCTCAACGCTACTACAAATGCACAGTCTTTACGTGAAACAGCCTCCGCACGATCGCACTTTGTACAATACGCTCCAAGTCTGTCCAAACGCCACGGCGCACGAAATTACGCGTGCGTATCGGCGATTGAGTCGGACCCTGCATCCCGACAAGCAAACCGGCTCGACCGTACATACAAGCAACGTAGACCGCTTGGAGAACATCCGTCACGCCTACGAAGTCCTCAAAGACGATGCTACGCGGTTACCGTATCACCGTTACGGACTCTTGGATGCGTCGCACGCCGTGCTCTTACTCACGGGACACGGTGGTGTGGGAAACGGTCGTCACAGCCACGATCCAGCCTTGGACGATCTCCTCCGTCTCGTGGGATACGCTCGGGAAACGCCGGCATTCCCGGCCAATAGCATTGGTGGTACGACGGATGCGGAAATCCGACGACAGCATCACCAAGCGCGAGTGTACTATCTAGCATCCCATATTCTGGAGCGTATACGACCCTTTGTCGAAAATGCCGTCGACGCCACGACCTTGACTACCGTGTGGACGGAAGAATGCGACGCTGTGAAATCGTTGCCTTTGGGATCGCAGATCCTCCGTTGCGTGGGTCGAGCCTATTGTTACACGGCACGCAAAACGCTCCGGAAAGGACCCCGGACGACCAATGTATCCGGTGGTGCATCCCTCCGTAGCCTGCCGTCACCGGCCCTTCCCGACGCGGTACGCGATGGATACCGCAGTGCCAAGCATCTGTTCACCGCAGCCGTGGCGAGTGGACGAGTCGTCGTGACGGAACACCTGTCGAAAAGCGCGAAGTCATCCACGACAACCACCCAAGCTGGCGGTAGGGCATCACAAAACTTTCTCACCTGTCATTTTGATGACGACCTGGATGTGGGGACACTACCAGGAGAAACAACAGATACAGCTcccacggacgaagaaatcaaaCAAAACGAAAAGGACAAGGCCCGGGCCGCACTTTTGGAATCGCTCCAAGTCGAAGCACTCTGGAAGATTAGCAAGCTAGACTTGGATCGGACAATTCGCGAAGCGTGCGAATTGATTCTACAGGGCGACTATTTTTTCTTTCCGTCACACCAAAGCGTGTCTCCCAGTGATTGGCAGCGACAGGATCATGGGTGGGTAGGATCGACGGGACGCGTCATTGGTACCGATGAAGGGCGATTCCGTGCGGCACAGGCGCTCGAACTTCTGGGGAAAATCATGGTACAGCGTTCCAAAGAGGGCACGTCATGGAAGGCGTGA
- a CDS encoding predicted protein, whose protein sequence is LRCPIVVIMGHVDTGKTKLLDKIRKTNVQEGEAGGITQQIGATYFEKKTLEQQVSKLNATENVELKVPGMLVIDTPGHESFTNLRSRGSSLCDVAILVVDLMHGLEQQTIESLTMLRKRGVPFVVALNKVDRCYGWKTMKDSPIRDALKLQDDSTMSEFRSRATDAKVQLQEQGVNSNLYWEMGDDDWTNSDFIPLVPTSAVTGEGIQDVLLLLCQMAQRKITDQIMWHANLQCTVLEVKAIDGLGMTVDVLVVNGFLREGDRAVFCTLDGPIVTEIRGLLTPPPSREMRIKSEYIHHKEVKGALGVKLIGNNLEKVMAGTPVMVVGPGDEEEDIKAEVMSDLTKLEDKLSTDKVGVLVQASTLGALEALLQFLREETKPPIPVSAIGIGRIHKRDVTKISIMNEKGHPEFATILAFDVDIEREAREHAEDMGVRIMTADIIYHLFDQFTRFMDELNQRKREEATAVAVFPSIIRVLPQHVFNQKDPIIVGVEIVEGILKVGTPLCVPALGGLHIGKVTSIEMNGREQETARKGLSVAIKIVNESNPTITYGRQFDSSHSLYSSLTRASIDALKAHFKEQLENEDWRLVVKLKKVFNII, encoded by the coding sequence TTGCGGTGTCCTATTGTTGTCATCATGGGACACGTAGACACCGGGAAAACGAAGTTACTGGATAAGATCCGCAAGACCAATGTACAGGAAGGTGAGGCGGGAGGGATTACACAGCAAATTGGCGCAACTTACTTCGAAAAGAAAACTCTTGAACAACAAGTATCAAAACTGAATGCTACGGAAAATGTAGAGCTCAAAGTGCCTGGTATGCTAGTGATTGATACGCCCGGTCATGAGTCCTTTACAAACCTTCGTTCCCGCGGTTCTTCCCTTTGTGACGTCGCTATTCTTGTTGTCGATCTAATGCACGGTTTAGAGCAGCAGACGATTGAGAGTCTGACTATGCTTCGAAAGAGAGGCGTTCCTTTTGTGGTTGCCTTGAACAAAGTCGATCGGTGTTACGGCTGGAAAACTATGAAGGACTCACCGATCCGCGATGCATTGAAACTTCAGGACGACAGCACAATGTCCGAATTCCGAAGCCGTGCCACGGACGCTAAGGTTCAGCTTCAAGAACAGGGTGTCAACTCGAATCTATATTGGGAAATGGGTGACGATGATTGGACCAATTCGGATTTTATTCCACTTGTTCCCACCTCAGCGGTAACGGGAGAAGGTATTCAAGACGTTCTCTTGTTGCTTTGCCAGATGGCTCAGCGCAAGATAACTGATCAGATCATGTGGCATGCAAACTTGCAATGTACGGTGTTGGAGGTCAAAGCTATTGACGGCCTTGGGATGACTGTTGATGTCCTTGTTGTGAACGGATTTTTGCGCGAAGGTGATCGTGCCGTTTTCTGTACACTGGACGGCCCTATTGTGACTGAGATCCGCGGTCTTTTGACACCACCGCCTAGTCGCGAAATGCGTATCAAATCGGAATACATCCATCACAAGGAGGTTAAGGGAGCGCTTGGGGTGAAACTCATTGGCAACAATCTTGAGAAAGTAATGGCCGGTACACCGGTAATGGTTGTTGGACCCGGTGATGAAGAGGAGGACATCAAAGCCGAGGTTATGTCCGACCTTACAAAGCTGGAAGACAAGCTGAGTACGGACAAGGTTGGGGTGCTTGTACAGGCCTCAACATTGGGAGCACTCGAAGCTCTTTTGCAATTCCTTCGTGAAGAAACAAAGCCCCCTATTCCTGTCAGTGCTATTGGAATTGGCAGGATTCACAAGCGTGATGTGACAAAAATTTCAATCATGAACGAAAAGGGTCACCCCGAATTTGCCACTATTTTGGCGTTTGATGTCGATATTGAGCGCGAGGCCCGCGAGCATGCCGAAGATATGGGAGTTCGCATCATGACAGCTGATATCATCTATCACTTATTCGATCAATTCACCCGATTTATGGATGAACTCAACCAAAGGAAACGGGAAGAGGCCACTGCTGTCGCTGTTTTCCCAAGTATAATTCGTGTTTTACCCCAGCATGTTTTCAATCAAAAAGATCCCATCATTGTCGGTGTGGAAATTGTCGAAGGAATTTTGAAGGTTGGTACGCCGCTTTGTGTCCCAGCGCTGGGAGGCTTACATATCGGAAAGGTAACATCGATTGAGATGAACGGACGCGAACAAGAGACAGCACGGAAAGGTCTATCGGTTGCCATCAAGATCGTGAACGAAAGTAATCCAACGATCACGTATGGGCGTCAGTTCGACTCCTCGCACAGCCTATACTCATCTTTAACTCGAGCTTCTATCGATGCACTCAAGGCCCACTTCAAGGAGCAGCTTGAAAACGAAGATTGGCGGTTGGTCGTGAAGCTGAAGAAGGTATTCAACATTATATGA
- a CDS encoding predicted protein, whose protein sequence is MNLERLLIQLVLFMLPLSYRCSLVSGRRSISTPSFIVRRTASRTYSASGWGSSGPPLMASTLRVQGVPTNLELVEQRLATFRAKKDARGRAVQQSNERNQRLKRLLYNTTDSHTVPILYAIKVSVCDELRQELKLSGREKRGRVFVEQESAVVTSLNALKFELHSFFRALRKSSFILSAGFPVIEEDGTIISSAENATDGFWDVTTDEDVARTFRVADELFAEKRHLLKRPAIVIHVRRDPNAPLPPRPPAYLQSMPDPNQSKSMTMLSFYAFPPEGIADPEDFAQTLRKLWKPFHALGRVYVAQEGVNAQMSVPTNVLEQFRTCCREIRELGTYMENGINIDPKPLTVEDFATAGVPVNGKPAPPFRNLHVRVRNQIVADGLDQSLDWQSAGYDMPPMEWHEKVKEAKTLREEGREEFAPLIIDCRNTYETSVGRFEGAEPLETESFRETWEVLKDRLARTPKDAPIMMYCTGGIRCVKVGAYVTQEMGFTNVSRLAGGIIAYDRKLSEEAKEEEPMFKGTNFVFDGRLGRAITDDTLGSCITCAAETSLVSNCLNDNCHQRMIQCQDCKTAFHGTCSDACRNRVLNGLMSPRRGLVSSGVALESKTDSIVYSSLDDYSMGHSSPTPSIYRELEFNTKALIPTGSHMVSGASQGRLLAQLASMSREGRVLELGTFTGYATACLLEGASNAANVIGMTRGNRESGAFVMSMERDQRAFDVAVAQMKILAGSGHGEEASEALCALRNGGLDRIPSNIKKFVRLEYDGGTVGCELFHVTDALATMEEMAAGRGDVQPAPFDLVFVDADKTRLLEYTEACLSSDRVLKKGGFIVVDNVLWKGLVLEASAGHFASMVEDETTEELERRKNRRARKLANKMHRFNSEIVRDPRVEVLVLPIRDGLSVIRKK, encoded by the coding sequence ATGAACTTGGAAAGGCTACTCATACAGCTAGTCTTATTCATGCTGCCACTATCTTATCGGTGCTCGCTTGTGAGCGGTCGGAGAAGTATCTCTACACCATCATTTATTGTCCGACGAACGGCTTCGAGAACGTATTCGGCCAGTGGTTGGGGTTCTTCCGGACCACCGCTCATGGCATCAACGTTGCGTGTGCAGGGAGTCCCGACCAATCTGGAACTGGTGGAACAACGGTTGGCGACATTCCGTGCCAAAAAGGATGCCCGTGGTCGGGCAGTACAGCAATCTAACGAACGCAATCAACGGCTCAAACGACTTCTATACAACACTACGGATAGTCACACCGTCCCCATCTTGTACGCCATTAAGGTTTCGGTATGTGACGAACTCCGACAAGAGCTCAAGCTATCGGGACGGGAAAAACGTGGACGCGTCTTTGTCGAACAAGAATCGGCGGTGGTCACTTCCTTAAATGCTCTCAAGTTTGAGCTACACTCATTCTTCCGAGCCCTACGAAAATCGTCCTTTATATTGTCGGCGGGATTTCCCGTCATCGAAGAAGACGGCACGATCATTAGTTCCGCCGAAAACGCGACCGATGGGTTTTGGGACGTTACCACAGACGAGGATGTGGCGCGGACTTTCCGGGTAGCCGATGAGCTCTTTGCGGAAAAACGACACTTGCTGAAGCGACCGGCCATTGTCATCCACGTGCGCCGTGACCCCAACGCACCCTTACCCCCGCGGCCTCCAGCGTATCTGCAGAGCATGCCGGATCCCAATCAGAGCAAATCCATGACAATGCTAAGCTTTTACGCCTTCCCGCCGGAGGGAATTGCGGATCCAGAAGACTTTGCCCAAACGTTGcggaaactttggaaacCTTTTCACGCACTTGGACGAGTCTACGTTGCACAAGAAGGCGTAAATGCCCAAATGAGTGTCCCAACCAATGTCCTAGAGCAATTTCGTACCTGCTGCCGTGAAATACGAGAGCTCGGAACGTATATGGAGAACGGTATCAATATCGATCCAAAACCTTTGACTGTGGAGGATTTTGCGACGGCCGGTGTTCCTGTCAACGGAAAGCCGGCACCTCCATTCCGTAACCTGCATGTTCGAGTCCGCAATCAGATTGTGGCAGATGGGCTTGATCAGTCTCTCGACTGGCAGTCAGCTGGATACGACATGCCTCCCATGGAATGGCATGAAAAGgtcaaagaagccaagaCTCTGCGTGAGGAGGGCAGGGAAGAATTCGCTCCCCTGATTATTGATTGTCGAAATACATACGAAACGAGTGTGGGACGATTCGAAGGAGCCGAACCTCTGGAGACGGAATCATTTCGAGAAACTTGGGAGGTGCTCAAGGACCGTTTGGCGAGGACGCCCAAGGATGCCCCCATTATGATGTACTGCACCGGCGGAATCCGTTGCGTCAAAGTTGGGGCGTACGTAACACAGGAAATGGGCTTCACGAATGTGTCACGATTGGCTGGGGGAATTATTGCCTACGATCGAAAGCTTAGCGAGGaggccaaggaagaagaaccGATGTTCAAAGGAACCAATTTTGTGTTTGACGGAAGATTGGGACGCGCAATTACAGATGATACGTTGGGGAGCTGCATAACTTGTGCAGCCGAGACATCACTCGTGAGCAACTGCCTCAACGACAATTGCCATCAACGAATGATTCAGTGTCAGGACTGCAAAACTGCCTTCCATGGCACATGCTCAGATGCTTGTCGCAATAGAGTGCTCAACGGTTTGATGAGTCCTCGGCGTGGATTGGTATCCTCAGGTGTAGCTTTGGAAAGTAAGACGGACTCGATCGTCTACAGCTCTTTGGACGACTACAGTATGGGTCATTCGTCTCCAACTCCATCAATATATCGCGAACTTGAATTCAATACAAAGGCGCTCATTCCGACTGGATCGCATATGGTCTCAGGGGCGTCACAAGGGCGTCTCTTAGCGCAACTGGCTTCCATGTCACGTGAGGGTCGCGTTCTGGAACTGGGGACTTTTACAGGATACGCAACCGCTTGTCTTTTGGAAGGAGCCTCAAACGCTGCCAATGTTATAGGGATGACACGTGGCAACCGTGAGAGTGGTGCTTTTGTTATGAGTATGGAAAGGGATCAACGCGCTTTTGACGTAGCGGTAGCACAGATGAAAATTCTGGCAGGAAGCGGGCATGGTGAAGAAGCCTCCGAAGCCTTATGTGCTCTACGAAATGGTGGACTAGACAGGATTCCGTCCAATATCAAGAAATTTGTCAGACTAGAGTATGACGGAGGCACGGTGGGATGCGAACTGTTCCACGTTACCGATGCATTGGCTACCATGGAAGAGATGGCAGCGGGTAGAGGCGATGTTCAGCCAGCCCCTTTCGACTTGGTCTTTGTAGATGCCGACAAAACGCGGCTTTTGGAATATACGGAAGCTTGCTTGTCCAGTGATCGTGTTTTGAAAAAAGGCGGTTTCATAGTGGTCGACAATGTCCTTTGGAAGGGATTGGTACTAGAAGCTTCTGCTGGGCATTTTGCCTCCATGGTGGAAGACGAAACGACGGAAGAGCTGGAGCGACGGAAGAATCGCCGAGCCCGAAAACtggcaaacaaaatgcaCCGCTTCAACAGCGAAATTGTAAGGGATCCACGGGTAGAGGTATTAGTACTACCCATACGAGACGGGCTGAGTGTGATTCGGAAAAAATAA